In Cervus elaphus chromosome 7, mCerEla1.1, whole genome shotgun sequence, the following proteins share a genomic window:
- the LOC122697822 gene encoding chorionic somatomammotropin hormone 2-like, translating into MASAPSFRGHQWTYNPVQGSCLLLLLVMSNLVLCQGNLCPSCSPDTPLSSLTDLLIDATWLTHNFHNLSTMMFKEFDEKYAQGKQYHINVTNSCHTDPLHAPEEREEAQQMNNEDLSTLILSLLYSWNKPLDHLVNELQRWKEVSQAILSSAIENKKMSDKLQAFIAGQFRQIIVPAYQKILKTRIVWSFSSLTSRNEERRLSEFYKLFKCLSRDSRKVDLYTKILACRIHKTC; encoded by the exons ATGGCCTCAGCTCCCAGCTTCCGTGGACACCAGTGGACTTACAATCCTGTCCAAG GGTCctgcctgctcctgctgctggtcATGTCAAATCTGGTCCTGTGCCAAGGCAACTTATGCCCATCCTGCAGTCCTGACACCCCCCTGAGTTCTCTTACAGACCTGCTTATCGATGCTACCTGGCTGACCCACAACTTCCATAACCTTTCCACAATGATGTTCAAAGAGTTT GATGAAAAATATGCCCAGGGCAAACAGTACCATATCAATGTCACCAACAGCTGCCACACCGATCCCCTCCATGCtcctgaagaaagagaagaagcccAACAGATGAAC AATGAAGACCTTAGTACGTTGATACTCAGCTTACTGTACAGCTGGAATAAACCTCTGGATCATCTAGTCAACGAGCTGCAGAGGTGGAAAGAAGTCTCACAGGCTATCCTATCAAGCGCCATAGAGAATAAGAAAATGTCAGACAAACTTCAAGCATTCATAGCAGGTCAATTCAGACAG ATTATTGTTCCAGCCTATCAGAAGATACTCAAGACTCGCATTGTCTGGTCATTCTCATCCCTGACGTCCCGCAATGAAGAGAGGCGTCTTTCTGAATTTTATAAACTGTTCAAGTGCCTAAGCAGGGATTCACGTAAAGTTGACCTTTACACCAAGATCCTGGCGTGCCGAATTCACAAAACGTGCTAA